One Coleofasciculus chthonoplastes PCC 7420 DNA segment encodes these proteins:
- a CDS encoding aspartate kinase, producing MVLVVQKYGGTSVGSVERIQTVAQRLFKTVQAGNSLVVVVSAMGKTTDGLVKLAHEISANPSRREMDMLLSTGEQVSIALLAMALQELGQPAISLTGAQVGIVTEAQYSRARIFSIHTERISRHLDEGKVVVVAGFQGISSLTDLEITTLGRGGSDTSAVALAASLGADRCEIYTDVPGILTADPRLVSDAQLMDEITCDEMLELASLGAKVLHPRAVEIARNYGMPLVVLSSWTDDPGTKVISPTPQPRSLDDLEIARSVDAVEFDTDQAKVAMLRVPDHPGVAAQLFGEIAGQELDVDLIIQSIHEGNTNDIAFSVSKGILKRAEAVAEAIAPAFRSPTNPSDDEAEVLVESNIAKIAIAGAGMIGHPGIAAQMFTTLANAGINIQMISTSEVKVSCVIDAADCNRAIAVLCDQFNIKSSPARLPISDNVETRHGASLHSNPVRGVALDQNQARLAIRYVPDRPGMAARIFSILAEQTISVDMIIQSQRCRVIDGIPTRDIAFTVAQAEAENAQKILQEAAPILGYGKVLLDADIAKVSIVGAGMIGQPGVAARMFAALSQHKINIQMITTSEIKISCVVNKEQGVTALQAIHQAFGLAGNQQVEVPA from the coding sequence ATGGTGCTGGTTGTCCAAAAATACGGTGGAACCTCGGTTGGGTCAGTTGAGCGGATTCAAACCGTCGCCCAACGCCTATTTAAAACAGTTCAAGCGGGTAACTCGTTAGTCGTCGTCGTGTCAGCCATGGGTAAAACGACGGATGGGTTAGTTAAACTGGCGCACGAAATTTCCGCCAATCCCAGCCGTCGGGAAATGGATATGTTGCTCTCCACCGGCGAACAAGTTTCCATCGCGCTGCTAGCGATGGCGTTGCAGGAATTAGGACAACCCGCGATTTCTCTGACTGGCGCACAAGTGGGTATTGTCACAGAAGCCCAATATAGCCGCGCCCGTATCTTTAGTATCCACACCGAACGAATTTCTCGACATCTAGACGAGGGTAAAGTGGTTGTGGTAGCGGGGTTTCAAGGAATCAGTAGTCTGACTGACTTAGAGATTACCACTTTGGGACGCGGCGGATCAGATACCTCAGCCGTGGCGTTAGCGGCATCATTAGGGGCAGATCGGTGTGAGATTTACACGGATGTTCCGGGTATTTTAACCGCCGATCCGCGCTTAGTCTCCGATGCTCAACTCATGGACGAGATTACCTGCGATGAGATGCTGGAATTGGCAAGCTTAGGGGCGAAGGTACTGCATCCCCGTGCGGTGGAAATTGCTCGCAATTATGGGATGCCTTTGGTTGTATTATCCAGTTGGACGGATGATCCGGGGACGAAGGTGATTTCTCCTACGCCACAACCGCGTTCGTTAGATGATTTAGAAATAGCTCGATCAGTGGATGCGGTAGAATTTGATACCGATCAGGCAAAAGTGGCAATGCTGCGGGTTCCGGATCATCCCGGTGTCGCCGCCCAATTATTTGGAGAGATTGCGGGTCAAGAGTTGGATGTGGATTTAATTATCCAGTCGATTCACGAGGGGAATACGAATGATATTGCCTTTAGTGTAAGTAAGGGTATTCTCAAACGGGCTGAAGCCGTCGCCGAAGCGATCGCACCCGCGTTTCGTAGCCCGACTAATCCCAGTGATGATGAGGCGGAAGTCTTAGTGGAATCAAATATCGCCAAAATCGCGATCGCGGGGGCGGGAATGATTGGACACCCTGGTATTGCGGCGCAAATGTTCACCACCTTGGCAAATGCGGGGATCAATATTCAGATGATTTCCACCTCTGAGGTAAAAGTAAGCTGTGTGATTGATGCGGCTGATTGTAATCGCGCGATCGCGGTTTTGTGTGACCAGTTTAATATTAAGAGTTCCCCTGCCCGTTTACCGATTTCTGATAATGTAGAGACGCGCCATGGCGCGTCTCTACATTCAAACCCCGTCCGAGGGGTTGCCCTTGACCAAAATCAAGCCCGTTTAGCCATTCGTTATGTTCCTGATCGTCCAGGTATGGCAGCTCGCATATTTAGTATCTTAGCCGAGCAAACCATTAGCGTGGATATGATTATTCAATCTCAGCGCTGTCGAGTAATTGATGGAATTCCCACACGCGATATTGCCTTCACCGTCGCCCAAGCTGAGGCAGAAAATGCCCAGAAAATTCTCCAAGAGGCAGCACCTATTTTAGGATACGGCAAGGTTCTCCTGGATGCCGATATTGCTAAAGTCAGTATTGTGGGTGCAGGAATGATTGGACAACCCGGTGTAGCCGCGCGAATGTTTGCCGCCCTTTCTCAACACAAAATCAACATTCAAATGATTACCACGTCGGAAATAAAGATTAGTTGTGTAGTGAATAAAGAACAAGGGGTGACAGCATTACAAGCCATTCACCAAGCATTTGGTTTAGCCGGAAATCAGCAAGTTGAAGTTCCCGCATAG
- a CDS encoding HAD family hydrolase: protein MNSAIAAHCWKTLRLIATDMDGTLTRQGKFSADLLQALEHLSAANIPVLIVTGRSAGWVSGLVNYLPVQGAIAENGGLYYPADKQQPVFLSTIADITTHRQQLADTYQRLKSEFSQIHESADNRFRLTDWTFDNRDLTTHQLERLNTLCTSMDWSFTYSSVQCHIKPRSQDKAIGLIQVLRDHFPQYQPEQVLTVGDSPNDASLFNPQLFPLSVGVANVLDYTDELDYKPAYVTVATEGDGFCELVEYLHQVGG from the coding sequence ATGAACTCAGCAATAGCCGCCCATTGCTGGAAAACGCTACGTCTGATTGCCACGGATATGGATGGTACGCTAACACGACAGGGTAAATTTAGTGCCGATTTGCTGCAAGCGTTGGAACATTTAAGTGCAGCGAATATCCCGGTACTGATTGTTACAGGGCGTTCCGCAGGTTGGGTCAGTGGTTTGGTGAATTATTTACCCGTGCAGGGCGCGATCGCAGAAAATGGTGGGTTATATTATCCAGCCGATAAACAGCAACCTGTCTTTTTATCCACAATTGCTGACATAACCACTCATCGCCAACAATTAGCCGATACCTATCAACGCCTCAAATCCGAATTTTCCCAGATTCACGAATCGGCTGACAATCGCTTTCGTCTCACCGATTGGACGTTTGATAATCGCGATCTCACCACCCATCAGCTAGAACGCCTTAACACCCTATGTACGTCAATGGATTGGAGTTTTACCTACAGTTCGGTACAGTGTCACATTAAACCCAGATCTCAGGATAAAGCGATCGGCTTAATCCAAGTGTTACGCGACCATTTTCCCCAGTATCAACCGGAACAAGTGCTGACAGTGGGTGATAGTCCTAACGATGCCAGTTTATTTAATCCCCAGCTCTTTCCCCTATCGGTGGGCGTTGCTAATGTTTTGGACTATACCGATGAGCTGGACTATAAACCCGCTTATGTAACCGTCGCTACAGAAGGCGATGGATTTTGTGAGTTAGTAGAGTACCTGCATCAGGTAGGAGGGTAA